From Apilactobacillus bombintestini:
CTGTTTTTTTAGTTCTGTTAATTATTGGTTTATTTGGTGCCCATACCATGTACACCAATATGAAGAATGCTGCTGATAAGGCATATCAACCTGGTTTAACTAAGAAACAACGTAACGTTTCTAAAGTTATTGCCAACAACAAACCAGTTTCTATTCTTTTGTTAGGAACTGATACTGGTGCTTTGGGAAGACATGATACTGGTAGAACCGATACTATGATTCTTGCTACTGTTAACCCTAAGAAAGAAACCATTTACTTAACAAGTATTCCTCGTGATACTAAAGTTACAGTACCTGGTGATTCTCAACCATATGAAAAGATTAACGCCGCATATACTATTGGTGGTGCTTCAGGAGCTGTACAAACTGTACAAAATCTTTTACATGTTCCAATCGACTTTTATGCAATTATTAACATGGGTGGATTAGAAAAAATGGTAAATGCCGTTGGTGGTGTTACCGTTACTCCTCCACTTACCTTTAAGTACAGTGCAGCAAATGTTCAAAAAGGTAAAACTGTTACTTTAAACGGTGCACAAGCCCTTGCATATTCAAGAATGCGTCATGAAGATCCTGCTGGTGACTACGGTCGTCAAGTAAGACAAAGACAAGTTCTTCAAAAATTAGTTATCAAAGGTATGAACATTTCTTCATTACCAAGATACAAACAAATTCTAAGCTCCATTAATGGAAAGCTAAAAACAGATATGAAATTTGATGACATGGTTGCGCTACGTGAAAGATACGGAGATGCAACTCATCATATTAAATCACAAACATTACAAGGTGAAACTGCTGTATTAGATGGAATTGATTATGAAGTTCCAACTCAAGATACTTTACTAAATATTTCTAACTCAATTAGAACTAGTTTAGGACTTAACAAGTTATCATCTCTAGATGCTACTCAAGATCAAACTGGAGATTTCACATCTAGATCAGCTGATACAAATGCTTCTAACACTTCAAGTACTTCAAGCAGTCAAACATCAACTTACTAATTAATAAATAAAACACCCTCTCGAAAAAATCGGGAGGGTGTTTTTTTATACATTTTTCGAAATAAAAAAAGCATCCGAATAAACGAATGCTTTTAAGTGATTGGGCTAGCTGGGTTCGAACCAGCGCATCACGGGATCAAAACCCGTTGCCTTACCACTTGGCTATAGCCCAATAAAAGGGCGGTAGGTGGGAATCGAACCCACGCGTGTCGGAACCACAATCCGATGTGTTAACCCCTTCACCACTACCGCCATATCATTATATGGCGTGGTTATTATTCTATGCCAATGCGGCCAAGAAGATTCGAACTTCCACCGAGATAATTCCCGACAAGATCCTTAATCTTGCGCGTCTGCCAATTCCGCCATGGCCGCATAAGAAAACCACATTTATTATTGTATGTGATTCCCCAATAAAAATCAATAGTTTTTTTAATTTTTTATTATTCTCCGCGTACAGTTGCACCATCATGATCAATCTTAATTAAGCGAAGATTACCATTTATGTCAGCTGTACTTAAAACATCCCTCAATTGGTTCAATTCTGATGTGGTACCAAAAGTAATAATTGCTTGTCCAGTCTTACTTACATAAGTACCATAAATTCCCAATTCATGGGCATGCTTCTTAATGATAGACAATTCTGGAACCTTTTCATTAATATTATCTACATAGAAAGTTTCCTTTTCCATCATTTCAGTGGCTTTAGTCCATTCATTACTCATAAGAGCGGCAACTAACACGTTAGTAGCACTACTTGCCATTATGGCTTGATTTGAACTTATATTTTGCTTGTATACATTATGGTTTAAATCAGGTTCTTGTTTATTAATGTAAATCAATGCATTAATAGCTTCTGGTGTAGGTGCTTTAACTGTAGTAGCCATGTCACCATCAAAATAAGATACTGTGATGTCTCCTAACAATGCTGAGGCAATACCGTCTGCATGTCCTTCCATCTTACTACCAGCCTTAATTTGATCATCTAGTGACATATTTAAATCACCTAATGCATTAGCAATCTTAATTCCAGCAGCCACAGCAGTAGTACTTGCTCCTAATCCTTTACCAATAGGAACATCTGACATAACTGTTAATTGATGTGGCTTAATAGAAGAATCGATTTGTAGAATGGTTCTTACAATCAAATTATCTTCATTATGTGGAATATCTTTACCAAGTGCATGATTAACTTGCCAGTGTTGCATTTCTTCTTCCACAATAACTGTGTAATAAAGTCCAAATGCAATTCCAATAGAATCTACTCCAGTTCCCAATCCTGTGGAAGTAGCAGGAACTCTAATAATTATTTTTTTATCCAAACTAATCATCCCCGTATCTTAATTTTAGTTTTCCACGACATTTTCCACAAACGTACTTTCTTGTATTAATTTTTCGCTTTCTTTTATACACTTGTCCACACTGTGAACAAATATATTCCCATGAATATCGGTTATCCACAGGGGCTGGTGCATATCTTGATCCACCTACTGATTTTAACATCTTTTTAAATGCAATAGTATTGTGTTTGCCTGAATATCCAGCCAAATGTAGATGATAATGACATAATTCATGCTTAATTACCCCTACTAGCACTTCCATAGAATGTTCAGTTAACATCTTAGGATTAATATCAATATCGTGAGTTTTTACATGATATCGACCACCTGTAGTTCTCAAACGAGAATTAAAATAAGCTCTATGGGTAAAGGGTCTAGCGAAATATTTTAAAGAAATATCTTCAACTAACTTCTGTAATTGCTCATTATTCATTTAAAACATCATCACTTCTCCGGATTTATCATAGTTAATTGAATACGCATACGATCAACATCTACTGATAATACCCATACATTAATAATATCTCCTACGGCAACTATATCACTAGGATCAGAAACAAATGAATCACTCATTTGAGAAATATGAACTAATCCATCTTGCTTAACTCCTATATCCACAAAGGCACCAAAATCAATAACATTTCTAACCGTACCTTGTAACTTCATACCTGGTTTTAAATCTTCAATTTTTAAAACATCTTGTTTCAAAGCAGGTGTAGGCATATTATCACGGAAATCACGACCAGGTTGTTTTAACCCATCAATGATATCCAATACAGTTTGTTTTCCATAATGCGTATCTTTAATAAACTTGTCCACATCAAATGTGGATAAAGCATCTTGCATAGGTTTGCTTCCAATTAAATTAATATCTAAGTTTAAGTTATCCACAATTTCTTTTGCTATAGAATAACTTTCTGGGTGAATATCAGTATTATCCAGTGGATTATCACCATCAATAACTCTTAAGAACCCAATAGCTTGTTCATAAGTCTTCTTTCCTAATCTAGGAACTTTAGCTAATTGCGTACGTTGTGTATATTCACCATTTTTATTACGGTATGCTACCACATTTTTAGCTGTGGATTTAGTCATACCAGAAATATGTGTTAATAACTCAGGACTAGCTGTATTTACATTAACTCCCACTTTATTAACAGCAGTTTCTACTACTCGATTTAATTGTGAATCTAAGTCCTTAGCTGGTAAATCATGTTGATATTGACCTACCCCTACTGACTTAGGATCTATCTTAATTAATTCAGCTAATGGATCTTGTAATCTTCTTCCAATACTTACCGCTGAACGTTCTTCTACATGAAAATCAGGGAATTCATCACGAGCGTTTTGACTTGCTGAATAAACAGATGCCCCTGCTTCATTTACGATTACATAGTATATAGATAATTTATCTTCCTTGATAATGTCAGAAACAAATTGTTCTGATTCACGACTAGCAGTTCCATTTCCGATAGCAACCATTTCAGCATGATTTTTCTTAACAAAATCGATAAATTGTTTTCTAGCTTGTTGACGTTTATGATCATTAGCTGGTTTATGTGGATAAATTACTAACTTGTCTAAAAATTTTCCATTTTCGTCAATAGCAGCTAACTTGCAACCAGTACGGTAAGCTGGGTCAAAACCAATTACTCGCTTACCTTTAATAGGTGCTTGCATCAACAAGTTATACAAATTACGTCCGAAAACTTTAATAGCATGTTGATCTGCTTGTTCAGTTAATTCTTTTCTGATTTCTCTGTCTATAGCGGGCTTAATAAAACGAGTATAAGTATCCCTATAAGCTTCTTGAATAAATGTAAAACACTTACCATTTTTGTTTTTATTCAATTCGGAATTTAAGAATTTTTCAATTACATTAGTATTAACATCAATATTTACCGTTAATACTTTTTCTTTTTCACCACGGTTTAATGCTAATACACGATGATTTTTCATCTTAGCAATAGGTTGTGAAAAATCATAATAATCTTTATATACCCCGTTTTCATCAATTTCTGAGGCTTTCTTTTTAGCTTTACTTGTAACTAAACCGTGCTTTTGTGTGTAATCTCTAATCCATTCACGTAAATGTGCATCATTACCGAAATCTTCTGCTAATATTTCATGTACACCATTTAAAACATCAGTAGAACTAGATAAATCTTTATCAGCATCTACGTATTTATCAGCTTCATGTACGAAATTATCATCATTTTTTTGAATCATTTTAGCTAATGGTTCTAGACCTTGTTCTCTAGCCACCATTGCCTTAGTTTTCTTTTTCTTCTTGTAAGGTAAATATAAATCTTCTACTTTTTGTAAAGTAGCCGCATTTTTTATTTCTTTAGATAGAGATGCACTTAATTTGCCTTGCTCATCTATTAAACGCAATACTTCTTCTTTACGATCTTGCAAATTAGTAATGCGAGTATTTTCATCAGCAATTTCTCTAATTTGTACTTCGTCTAAGCTACCCGTTCTTTCTTTTCTATAACGAGCGATAAAAGGTACCGTATTGCCATCTTCTAGCATGGAAATTACGGCAGAAATTTGTTTTTCTCTATAAACACCTAGACTTTGTGTAATCTTATGAATAATGTTGGTATCCATGTAGCTTCATCTCTCTTTTTGCGTATTAGTTTAATTATATCATTCACCTTTAGGACAAAAAAATAGCTGGTAATAATTACCAACTATTTTTTAATTACATAGACATCATAATTTTTTGTGCTGTCTTAAATACTCTGGAAATACTGTCTTGTTGTAAATTACCAGCAGCTTCAAAAGCATCCTTATCAATGTCGTTATCAGAAATGCTATCTACCATGTCTTGGCATCCCTTAACATAATTAGCATATGCATCTTTTAATAATGAATGACGTCCCAATTCTTTAGCTGGAACATCTACTTGATTTAGTTGTTCTAAGTATGCTTGGTAACGATCAGTTCCACTTTGGAAAGTTTCCTTAGTTTTCTTTAAGTCTACTGATGAGTAGTCGCCATTTTTCATAGCTTCTTCTAGTGGTTCGTAGGTTTTACCCATTTCTTCTCCCACTTTGTTAGTACCAGTAATTAAATCTGATAAAAATGGAGCATAAATAGCCATCTTATTCTTTTTCATAATACAAAAATCCTTTCTTATTTCCAAAAGTCATCGTAAATGTTGATAGGTAGATGACGTTTGTGTTCTGTTTTAATATACCAATTTTCGATAGTTTCTGCAGCCTTTTCTGAAACTTCTTTACCTTCTAAGTAGTTATCAATATCTTCGTAACGTACTCCCAATGCAGCTTCATCAGGCAATGCTGGACGATTATCTTCTAGGTCAGCTGTAGGAACTTTTTCATATAAATGCTTAGGTGCATGTAATTCTTCTAGTAGCGCTTTTCCTTGACGCTTGTCTAAACGCCAAATTGGAGTAATATCAGCAGCTCCATCACCAAATTTAGTGTAGAAACCAGTAACGGCTTCAGCAGCATGATCAGTACCTAATACCGCACCTTTAGTTTGACCAGCAATAGCGTATTGAGCAATCATTCTTTCACGAGCTTTAATATTTCCTTTATTAAAGTCAGAAATTTCTGGACCGTCTTCTTCCACTGCAGCTACTGCAGCATCGGCCATAGGTTTAATGTCTACACGAACTGTTTTATCAGCATTCATAAATGCAATAGAATCCATAGCATCAGCTTCATCAGCTTGTTTTCCGTATGGTAATCTTACCGCGATAAATTGGTAATCATTATCACCAGTTTCATCACGCATTTCTTGAATAGCCATTTGTGCTAATTTACCAGTTAAAGTAGAATCTTGACCTCCAGAAATACCTAAAACTAAAGTTTTTAAGAAACTATTTTTCTTTAAATATTCCTTCATAAAGTCAATGCTTTTTCTAATTTCTTCTTTAGGATCAATTGATGGTTTTACTTTTAGATCATCAATGATTTTTTCTTGCATCTTACGCATTATTAATCACCCTTTTTGTTTATTTTTAATTTTTTCATGAACATCCTTAATAATTTGCATCTTGTTGTTCCAGCACTTAACTGAAAGATCAACTGGATATTCTTGTGGATTTAATTCACGTTTATATTCTGGCCATAATGAGGATAATACTTGAGATGAGTATTTCTTAATATCAGCCAATTTAGGTAAATCATATACTTGTTTACCATCTTTAAAAATAGTTTGTAATAATGGTTCTGCTTTAAAATCATTTAAAGTCTTATTTATATATGTGTATTGTGGATGGAACATATATAATTTATCTTCATTGTTAGGATTTTCATCATCAATAGTGATTAAATCACCTTCAGACTTTCCATCCTTCTTTTCAGTAACACGCCAAACTTGTTTCTTACCAGGAGTAGAAACCTTTTCGGCATTATTAGAAAGCTTGATGGTATCTACCATTTCATGCTTATCATTTTCTACTGAAACCATCTTATAAACAGCACCTAATGCAGGTTGATCAAAGGCAGTAATTAGTTTAGTACCAATTCCCCATACATCAATTTTAGCGTCTTGCATTTTCAAACTAGTAATGGTTTTTTCATCTAAATCATTAGAAGCATAAATCTTAGCATCGGTAAATCCAGCATCATCTAGCATTTCACGAACTTTTTTGGATAGATAAGCCATATCACCGGAATCGATTCTAACTCCAGCAAAATTAATCTTATCTCCCATTTCCTTAGCTACTTTAATAGCGTTGGGAACCCCACTACGTAAAGTGTCGTAGGTATCTACTAAGAATACACAGTTATAATGACTTTCTGCATAAGCTTTGAATGCTAAATAATCATCTTGGAATAATTCCACTAGTGAATGTGCATGAGTTCCACTAACTGGAATACCAAAATTCTTACCAGCTAAAATGTTAGAAGTAGCATCAAAGCCACCAATATAAGCAGCTCTAGTACCCCATAATGCAGCTGAAGTTTCTTGGGCACGACGACTACCAAATTCTAGTAATGGATCATCCCCCGCAGCAATTCTAATACGTGCTGCCTTAGTAGCAATTAAAGTTTGGTAATTTACTATATTTAATAGTGCAGTTTCTACCAATTGACATTCACATACGTTACCTTCCACTTGAATAAGGGGTTCATTGTTAAAGGCTAATTCACCTTCTCTAAATGATCTTATAGTTCCGCGGAATTTAAAATTACGTAAATATTCTAAAAAGTCTTCAGTATATTCATTTTGTGATCTTAAGAATTCAATATCATCATCAGTAAAATTAAGATTGTTAATATAGTGAACAATCTTTTCTAATCCGGCAAAAATAGCAAATCCATTTTCAAAAGGCATCTTACGAAAATAAACTTCGAAGACCGCACGGCGATTTTGCATCCCTGATTGAAAAAAGGTCTGCATCATATTGATTTCATATGCATCAGTATGTAATGTTAAATTATCAAATTGATATGACATTTTTTTATGAAATCCTCCTAATACTTGTCGCAATTTGTTGTCTTTTATTTTATCATTAAATAAAGAAATAATCATAATAATTTATTTGGAAGGGACAACATGAAAAACAAAACTGTTAATATTTTAGGATTTAACTTCCTAAATAGTACTTTTAACGACTTCTTAACTAATATAAAAAAACGTATTAATAATCGAGAAAATACTTTTGTAGTTACTGCTAATCCTGAAATAGTAGTACACGCCCTAAACGATAGTAGTTATAAAAAGAAAATTCAACAATCTGACTACCTGGTTGCTGATGGTATCGGAATCATCATGGGTGGTAATATTCTTGGATATGATATGTCCGAAAGAATTACCGGATACGATGTTTTAGTAGATTTACTAGACTGGGGAAATAAAAATAATAAATCCGCATACTTTTTAGGTGCTAAACCAGAAGTAATAGCTGATCTTAAAAAAGTCATAGCGCAAAAATATCCCCATTTAGAAGCCGTTGGTTTTCATGATGGGTACTTTACTGATGAACAAGCTATTGCGGATGATATCAATGAAAAAAAACCAGATATGGTATTTGTAGCTTTAGGTTTTCCTAAACAAGAAAATTTTATTATTAATCATCGAAATACCAGTGATGGATTATGGATTGGTTTAGGTGGTAGTTTTGATGTTCTATCTGGTCACGTAGTTAGAGCACCACAATTTTGGATTAACCATCATATTGAATGGTTATATCGTTTAATTAAAGAACCTACCCGTTTCAAACGCATGTTAGCACTACCTAAATTCATTCATTTAGTAAAGAAACAAAAACGAAACAACAGTAAATAATAAAGAGCACATCGAATTAATCGAATGTGCTCTTTTTACTATCTAAATAAAATTCAAATCTTTCGCCCACGTATTGTGTACGTACATATTCAAATGGTTTATTGTCTTGTAAATAAGTAATTTGACGTAGTAGTAAAATAGCGTCACCTTTTTTAATATCTAAATACTCAGATATTCTTTCGGATGCTAAAGTTGCTGATACTTTTTGTTGTGAAATTTTAGGCATTAAGCCCTTCTTTTCTTCTAGTGAAGCATAGAAAGAATCAGTAACGTCATCTTTGCTTAAACCATCCACAATTTTTTCAGGTATAGTAGCAATTTCAAAACAAATAGGAACTCCATCCCCATAACGAATTCTTTCCATTCTTAATACCTTATCAGATTGTTTAATATGCAAACGTTCAATTTCACTAAGTGATGGTTCTAACACATGATAAGAAATAGTCTTGCTAGATGGTTTCTTACCTTGTGCCAACATAATATCGGTAAAACTGGTTACCCCAGACATTTTTTCTTGTACTTTTTCATTAGAAATATAAGTACCTGAACCTACTCTACGATCTAAAATACCTTCATCTACTAGCGTTTGAATAGCTTGACGTAAAGTCATTCGACTAACCCCAAACTCAGCAGCAAATTGTCTTTCAGAAGGAATGCGACTACCTAATTTCCACTGACCATTTTCAATTTTCTTTTTAATTTCATTATGAATTTGAATATATACTGGCAATGTCATATATAATTGTTTCCTTCCTACTTTTCTTTACGTTGTGTTGCATCAAAACAATTGATAACGGATTTTTCAAATCCGTTCTTCTTAAGTTCCATAAGTCCTTTAATAGTTCCACCATTGGGTGAGCAAACATCATCAATTAAATCACTAGGACTCTTGCTAGAAGTTTCTACCATTTTCATGGAGCCCAAAATAGCTTGTGCAGCCATTTCGGTGGCTTGCTTTTTATCTAACCCATAGTTAACTGCAGAACGACTTAATATGTCCGCAAATAAGTATGCATAAGCTGGTGTACACCCTATTAATGATCCAGAAACATCGAACTTGTCTTCTGGAATCAACATCATTTTTCCTAATGGATTAAAAGTATCATTTAATTGTTTTTCTATACTTTCGTCAACATTTTCATTATTGTGGTATACCATCATACCTTCATTTTGTGCGACATTAACATTAGGTATCATTCGCATGATAGGTAAATCATAGTTAGTTAATTCTTGTAAACGATTCAAAGTAACTTGCCAAACTATAGATACCAATATTTTGCCATTGGTGAAAGAATCACGTACTTCTTTTAATGCCTCTATTGTGTTATTAGCACCAACTGCTAAAACTACAACATCACTATTTTTTACTACTTCTAAATTAGAATCACATTTACTAATTCCATATTTATCAGCGAATTCTTCGTATTTATTTAAATGTGGTGCATGTACGAAAATATCGTTAGCATCTATATGACCAGCATTAATAATTCCTTGTATCATAGCTTTTGCCATGGCACCAACACCAATAAATCCTATTTTCATTGCGCCCACCTCTTCTAAAAATATTAGCTTAATTATAACATAAAAAAAATGACTAACATTTAAGTTAGTCATTTGAAGTATTGGGCTAGCTGGGTTCGAACCAGCGCATCACGGGATCAAAACCCGTTGCCTTACCACTTGGCTATAGCCCAATAATATGGAGGGGAGTGGATTCGAACCACCGAACCCGAAGGAGCGGATTTACAGTCCGCCGCGTTTAGCCAGACTTCGCTACCCCTCCGAAAAGATATAAAATGTAATCAACAATAAATATGATAACAAAATCATAATCATATGTCAAAAACTTTTTTTATCACAAATCTTTTCGTGATAGCTGATTGATATCTCTCAACCAATCAACAATTAATATAATATCGAAATTTGCTTATCTCGTCAACACTTTTTCTAAATTTTTTTAAATTATTTTTCAATTTCTACAGTTTTTAAGATCACAAACATAATGACAGATAGCACTACCCCGATAAGGCCAATAGTTAAGAAGTAGTTAACATTATTTACTGAGAAGTATTTTACTATTTGTGAGTTAATAGCTTGTCCTATTGAATCAGACAAATACCAAACTCCCATCATTTGTGATACAAATTTTCTTGGTGCAAATCTATAGGTAACTGATAATCCTATAGGTGAAATAAACATTTCCCCTATACATACAATTCCAATAGTTAAAACAATCCATAATGGACTAAATTGTCCAGCGGAAAAGAATACTATAGGAAGCAAAATTACCAAGCATGATAGACTTGCAAAAAGCATACCTAGAGGAAATGAAGAAGTAGCTGACATTTCCTTATTGCGCCAAATTTTAGCAAATAAGGGTGTAAACAATAGGATGAATAATGGATTAATGGATTGATACCATGATTTATTGATAGATAATTCAAATGCTCCGTGATGCAATAATGTGTATAAGAATCCTACTATTAATAATAAATATACAATCACGCGAATAATTTCATTGAAAATCTTTTTATTAACTAAATAACCGATAATTCCAGCTATAACTAAGTAAATAACGATACCTAACCATTTGTTTACCATAAATGAGTTATCTGTACTGGAGTTAACTAGCATGGCTATTACTATAGGAGATTGTTCTTCTATCCCCCAGAAAAATGCTGCGCAAATAAATAATAGGATATATGTACGCATATTTTTACGTTCTTTATCAGTTGTATTGGTACTTGTAGTGATCACAAAGAAATAAACAAACGGAATAATAACGGTGATAATACTTAATAAAGTAATAATATTATTCAAATTGAATCCGTCCATTACCCACATTAATAAGAACGTTAATGCTAAAGAAATAGCAAATAAAACTAGAAATACTATTATCTTTCTTACTTCGTAAGGTTCAATAGGATTTGAGGTATACATACTATTGTTTCGGTTATACTCATTGGAATTATACTTAAAAATAATTAATCCAATTATCATAGCTATGGCTCCAGCAAAGAAACCAAGATGGAAACTAAAATGTAAACCTAAAAAGCCAATAATTATCGGAGCTAATAATGCACCAAAATTAATTCCGAATAGAAATACGGTAAAACGATATGCTTTACTCTTCGAATTATCATCATATAAATTACCAACCATCGTAGATATTGTGGGTTTCAATAACCCGGTTCCGATAGTTAAGAACATTAATGATATAAATAGCGTCCATAACATTTTTAATGGTATCGATAAAATAAGTTGTCCAATAATAATTAGAATAGCACCAAAAATTACTGTCTTTTGGCTTCCTAATATTCGATCACTTACATATCCCCCACAAGCGGCTGATAAATAACTGATTGAACCATATATAGCAAAAATTGAAGCAGCCATTGTAGGATTCAATCCTAGTCCACCCATTTTTGCTGAATAGTACATGTAATATAGTAAAATTGCTTGCATTCCATAGTAACTAAAACGTTCTAACATTTCAGTTAAACTTAATGCACTTAAACCTCTAGTTTTTTTAGAGATAATATTGTCTTCGTTATCCAAGTAATTATTCCTCCAAACGCATTATTCTTCACAGCCAACGGTAATTATACGCCCAGCTATGCGTTTTATCAATTTAATGTAATTTTGTCCACTCGCTACAAAAAAACTCCCTTAATTGGATTTTCCAACTAAAGGAGTCTTACGCATAATCTCTTATGCCGGCTGCAGGACTTGAACCTGTGACCGCCGGTTTACGATACCGATGCTCTACCAACTGAGCTAAGCCGGCAAAATTACTTATATAACATAAAAGTGCTAACCGAAGTTAGCACCTTTTTTAGAACTCCGAATGTCAGACTCGAACTGACGACAACCTGATTAACAGTCAGGTGCTCTACCAACTGAGCTAATTCGGAATAATAAGCGCGGCGACGTCCTACCCTTGCAGAGGGCGATCCCTCAACTACTCTCGGCGTTTAGAAGCTTAACTTCTGTGTTCGGCATGGGAACAGGTGTGTCCTTCTAGCTATCGCCACCACACTATTTTATTTGAAAGAACTTCGTTCTCTCAAAACTAGATATTATTTACTTCTCCGATACTTACCTTACTTGGTTAAGTCCTCGACCAATTAGTACTAGTCCGCTCCATACATTGCTGCACTTCCACTTCTAGCCTATCTACCTAATCATCTCTTAGGGGTCTTACTTCCATAAAGGAATGGGAAATTTCATCTCGGGGTCGGTTTCACACTTAGATGCTTTCAGCGTTTATCTCATCCATACATAGCTACCCAGCGGTGCCCTTGGCAGGACAACTGGTACACCAGCGGTATGTCCATCTCGGTCCTCTCGTACTAGAGACAGCTTCCCTCAAATTTCCTACGCCCGCGACGGATAGGGACCGAACTGTCTCACGACGTTCTGAACCCAGCTCGCGTACCGCTTTAATGGGCGAACAGCCCAACCCTTGGGACCAACTACAGCCCCAGGATGCGATGAGCCGACATCGAGGTGCCAAACCTCCCCGTCGATGTGAACTCTTGGGGGAGATAAGCCTGTTATCCCCAGGGTAGCTTTTATCCGTTGAGCGATGGCCCTTCCATGCGGAACCACCGGATCACTAAGCCCGACTTTCGTCCCTGCTCGACCTGTCTGTCTCGCAGTCAAGCTCCCTTTTGCCTTTACACTCGATGAATGATTTCCAACCATTCTGAGGG
This genomic window contains:
- the nadE gene encoding ammonia-dependent NAD(+) synthetase — protein: MRKMQEKIIDDLKVKPSIDPKEEIRKSIDFMKEYLKKNSFLKTLVLGISGGQDSTLTGKLAQMAIQEMRDETGDNDYQFIAVRLPYGKQADEADAMDSIAFMNADKTVRVDIKPMADAAVAAVEEDGPEISDFNKGNIKARERMIAQYAIAGQTKGAVLGTDHAAEAVTGFYTKFGDGAADITPIWRLDKRQGKALLEELHAPKHLYEKVPTADLEDNRPALPDEAALGVRYEDIDNYLEGKEVSEKAAETIENWYIKTEHKRHLPINIYDDFWK
- a CDS encoding Tex family protein: MDTNIIHKITQSLGVYREKQISAVISMLEDGNTVPFIARYRKERTGSLDEVQIREIADENTRITNLQDRKEEVLRLIDEQGKLSASLSKEIKNAATLQKVEDLYLPYKKKKKTKAMVAREQGLEPLAKMIQKNDDNFVHEADKYVDADKDLSSSTDVLNGVHEILAEDFGNDAHLREWIRDYTQKHGLVTSKAKKKASEIDENGVYKDYYDFSQPIAKMKNHRVLALNRGEKEKVLTVNIDVNTNVIEKFLNSELNKNKNGKCFTFIQEAYRDTYTRFIKPAIDREIRKELTEQADQHAIKVFGRNLYNLLMQAPIKGKRVIGFDPAYRTGCKLAAIDENGKFLDKLVIYPHKPANDHKRQQARKQFIDFVKKNHAEMVAIGNGTASRESEQFVSDIIKEDKLSIYYVIVNEAGASVYSASQNARDEFPDFHVEERSAVSIGRRLQDPLAELIKIDPKSVGVGQYQHDLPAKDLDSQLNRVVETAVNKVGVNVNTASPELLTHISGMTKSTAKNVVAYRNKNGEYTQRTQLAKVPRLGKKTYEQAIGFLRVIDGDNPLDNTDIHPESYSIAKEIVDNLNLDINLIGSKPMQDALSTFDVDKFIKDTHYGKQTVLDIIDGLKQPGRDFRDNMPTPALKQDVLKIEDLKPGMKLQGTVRNVIDFGAFVDIGVKQDGLVHISQMSDSFVSDPSDIVAVGDIINVWVLSVDVDRMRIQLTMINPEK
- a CDS encoding homoserine kinase, which gives rise to MDKKIIIRVPATSTGLGTGVDSIGIAFGLYYTVIVEEEMQHWQVNHALGKDIPHNEDNLIVRTILQIDSSIKPHQLTVMSDVPIGKGLGASTTAVAAGIKIANALGDLNMSLDDQIKAGSKMEGHADGIASALLGDITVSYFDGDMATTVKAPTPEAINALIYINKQEPDLNHNVYKQNISSNQAIMASSATNVLVAALMSNEWTKATEMMEKETFYVDNINEKVPELSIIKKHAHELGIYGTYVSKTGQAIITFGTTSELNQLRDVLSTADINGNLRLIKIDHDGATVRGE
- a CDS encoding LCP family protein — its product is MQNNNQNREEFSRTRGDQAHFKKKRSHKGAWAAFTVFLVLLIIGLFGAHTMYTNMKNAADKAYQPGLTKKQRNVSKVIANNKPVSILLLGTDTGALGRHDTGRTDTMILATVNPKKETIYLTSIPRDTKVTVPGDSQPYEKINAAYTIGGASGAVQTVQNLLHVPIDFYAIINMGGLEKMVNAVGGVTVTPPLTFKYSAANVQKGKTVTLNGAQALAYSRMRHEDPAGDYGRQVRQRQVLQKLVIKGMNISSLPRYKQILSSINGKLKTDMKFDDMVALRERYGDATHHIKSQTLQGETAVLDGIDYEVPTQDTLLNISNSIRTSLGLNKLSSLDATQDQTGDFTSRSADTNASNTSSTSSSQTSTY
- a CDS encoding SprT family protein, whose translation is MNNEQLQKLVEDISLKYFARPFTHRAYFNSRLRTTGGRYHVKTHDIDINPKMLTEHSMEVLVGVIKHELCHYHLHLAGYSGKHNTIAFKKMLKSVGGSRYAPAPVDNRYSWEYICSQCGQVYKRKRKINTRKYVCGKCRGKLKLRYGDD
- a CDS encoding nicotinate phosphoribosyltransferase encodes the protein MSYQFDNLTLHTDAYEINMMQTFFQSGMQNRRAVFEVYFRKMPFENGFAIFAGLEKIVHYINNLNFTDDDIEFLRSQNEYTEDFLEYLRNFKFRGTIRSFREGELAFNNEPLIQVEGNVCECQLVETALLNIVNYQTLIATKAARIRIAAGDDPLLEFGSRRAQETSAALWGTRAAYIGGFDATSNILAGKNFGIPVSGTHAHSLVELFQDDYLAFKAYAESHYNCVFLVDTYDTLRSGVPNAIKVAKEMGDKINFAGVRIDSGDMAYLSKKVREMLDDAGFTDAKIYASNDLDEKTITSLKMQDAKIDVWGIGTKLITAFDQPALGAVYKMVSVENDKHEMVDTIKLSNNAEKVSTPGKKQVWRVTEKKDGKSEGDLITIDDENPNNEDKLYMFHPQYTYINKTLNDFKAEPLLQTIFKDGKQVYDLPKLADIKKYSSQVLSSLWPEYKRELNPQEYPVDLSVKCWNNKMQIIKDVHEKIKNKQKG